Proteins encoded in a region of the Hypanus sabinus isolate sHypSab1 chromosome 12, sHypSab1.hap1, whole genome shotgun sequence genome:
- the LOC132402960 gene encoding uncharacterized protein LOC132402960 isoform X7, producing the protein MEKLSTFSTFKELFPLTVKRINAPGLLFAYWLYFSPGQENVYIPLENRVKQLLSESVSNLRYGKAAVVLTSVEDVDECVSGLSMCDPEANCLNTFGFYFCQCAKGFNDPSSIASGISCVRNVKSEIERLSQFISALKNCYMTIEGDSDKCLSPVYPCIFEYKWCNWTVVASHWKGVVVQIHVVLSPEDCNQNKDEILICISQQIVQVAQTCLNKTENFATSVLAVYATFEQGSSNQAGKCFQVEHHMLNEIKTSSPSLYAVLMLSNFGLSQEINAAPDSEDDEKSHVIQPSNLLSSEAAELVFWNCEGRWSDAHFQVFAQLMAKKHGVWKSTEQSDYFLVSSHGVQLSAQQHASNLEHVHLWNSLCAQLLSRTSKRLPSAHSEFSSLLSPSLVGFPGSTPSEEMQYRGNSVQLDVSGGISMGLVKSFDPADRWTALESNLVSDDWVSPSWDVFENPESGHSVYKKTLPVQTLQTYKCMQTKTDHQEPREPQSSVEIINAGMREFETVYSISLGRMVLSSLTTSFHDQAWMKTKSQSLFAVEGGLQTLYQTDETVPLIAPSHVYTSLETNSSVVTENEPRNSEVKWLKTQMFSSRTFIEPVQQDTEATEKEIDRTSLLGASQTINPSISQPPVWMTLVPKLQDEDVENTGHLLEVSARVDLANLVYKNLRHLEKRLLQSVQNLIMNNLMSFYPPLQKILPKGTKRISPSGFHFVYELHFGPDGENVKHNLQMHLNSLSNKLVANMHNGQVYLVSITVKDSGFRSSFGIKEILTASAVGAFLLVSLALALCFVIFKRSHKKNFKPQNPYAASISGRNSTSEELESEELIVRRGSVNYIIQKISTNI; encoded by the exons ATGGAAAAACTTTCAACATTTTCAACATTTAAAGAGTTGTTCCCGCTAACTGTTAAGAG GATTAATGCTCCAGGCTTGCTCTTTGCCTATTGGTTATATTTCAGTCCGGGGCAAGAAAATGTCTACATTCCCCTTGAGAATAGGGTGAAGCAACTACTGTCTGAATCTGTATCTAATTTGCGCTATGGAAAGGCTGCAGTAGTTTTGACATCTGTTGAAG ATGTGGATGAATGTGTCTCTGGGCTTTCCATGTGTGATCCTGAAGCCAACTGTTTGAATACTTTTGGTTTTTACTTTTGTCAATGTGCCAAGGGATTCAATGACCCATCTTCAATTGCTTCTGGCATCAGCTGTGTCAGGAATGTGAAATCAG aAATAGAAAGGCTTTCTCAATTCATCTCTGCATTGAAGAACTGTTACATGACCATTGAGGGAGACTCtgataaatgtctctctccagtcTACCCTTGTATATTTGAATACAAATGGTGCAACTGGACTGTTGTAGCAAGTCACTGGAAAGGTGTTGTAGTGCAAATACATGTCGTCTTGTCACCAGAAGACTGCAACCAGAATAAGGATGAAATTTTAATTTGCATTTCACAACAAATTGTTCAAGTGGCACAAACCTGTCTCAATAAAACTGAAAACTTTGCCACTAGTGTGTTAGCAGTGTATGCCACCTTTGAGCAGGGAAGCTCAAACCAAGCTGGAAAATGTTTCCAAGTTGAGCATCATATGTTGAATGAGATTAAGACTTCAAGCCCTTCACTTTATGCTGTACTGATGCTATCTAATTTTGGATTATCCCAGGAAATTAATGCTGCTCCTGACAGTGAAGATGATGAAAAGTCTCACGTGATCCAGCCCAGCAATTTGCTCAGCAGTGAAGCTGCAGAACTGGTATTTTGGAACTGTGAGGGAAGATGGAGTGATGCTCATTTTCAGGTGTTTGCCCAACTAATGGCTAAAAAACACGGAGTTTGGAAATCCACTGAGCAAAGTGATTACTTTCTGGTTTCCAGCCATGGAGTGCAGTTATCTGCTCAACAGCATGCATCAAATTTAGAACATGTCCATTTGTGGAATTCTCTTTGTGCACAGCTACTCAGTAGGACCTCCAAAAGGCTTCCTTCTGCTCATTCTGAATTCTCCAGTCTACTGAGCCCATCACTTGTAGGTTTTCCTGGAAGCACCCCTTCAGAGGAAATGCAATACAGAGGGAATTCTGTGCAGTTAGATGTATCGGGAGGAATCTCAATGGGTCTTGTGAAATCATTTGACCCTGCTGACAGGTGGACGGCACTGGAAAGTAATCTTGTATCTGATGACTGGGTTTCACCTAGCTGGGATGTGTTTGAAAATCCTGAAAGTGGACATTCTGTCTATAAAAAGACATTGCCAGTGCAAACATTACAGACATATAAATGCATGCAAACCAAAACTGATCATCAGGAGCCAAGGGAGCCTCAGAGTTCAGTGGAAATCATCAATGCTGGAATGAGGGAATTTGAAACGGTCTACTCCATTAGTCTGGGTCGAATGGTACTCTCTTCATTAACTACCTCATTTCATGACCAAGCGTGGATGAAAACTAAATCCCAAAGTTTATTTGCAGTTGAGGGTGGTTTGCAGACTTTGTATCAAACTGATGAAACCGTGCCATTGATTGCACCAAGCCACGTGTACACATCATTGGAAACAAACTCCAGCGTGGTGACTGAAAATGAACCCAGGAATTCTGAAGTGAAGTGGCTAAAAACACAAATGTTCAGTAGCAGGACTTTCATTGAGCCAGTACAGCAGGATACTGAAGCTACTGAGAAGGAGATTGATAGGACCAGTTTACTTGGTGCTTCACAGACAATTAATCCATCTATTTCACAGCCACCTGTGTGGATGACATTAGTACCAAAACTTCAAGATGAAGATGTAG AAAATACTGGTCATTTATTGGAAGTTTCTGCCAGAGTGGACTTGGCAAATCTTGTTTACAAGAATCTTCGTCATTTGGAAAAACGGCTCCTGCAATCTGTTCAGAATCTG ATTATGAACAATCTAATGTCATTTTACCCACCTCTGCAGAAAATTCTCCCCAAAGGAACCAAAAG GATCAGTCCTTCAGGATTCCATTTTGTCTATGAACTGCACTTTGGTCCAGATGGAGAGAATGTCAAACACAATCTACAGATGCATCTGAACAGCTTGTCAAATAAGTTGGTAGCTAACATGCATAACGGACAAGTCTACTTGGTGTCGATAACAGTGAAAG ATTCTGGTTTTCGGTCCTCGTTTGGCATTAAAGAAATCTTAACTGCATCTGCTGTTGGTGCATTCTTGCTTGTGTCACTAGCACTAGCCCTCTGCTTTGTGATATTTAAAAGATCACACAAAAAGAATTTCAAACCTCAAAACCCATATGCAGCCAGTATATCAGGAAGAAATTCAACTTCAGAGGAATTGGAAAGCGAGGAACTTATTGTGCGGCGTGGAAGTGTAAATTATATCATTCAGAAAATTTCAACCAATATCTGA